The window AATCGAGGAACACGACGAAACCGCCGAGCCAAAGCAAGGCGAACAAGGCTAAAACGAGAACGCCAAAACAGCGCCGTAGCGCCCATCCAGAGGATTCAGCAGAGGAGAAATTTGCACTTGCAAATTGAAGGATTCAGCTTCTTTTGATTTTCGCTGCTCCAAAAGTTCATCTTTTTTTCGATTGTAATTATAGAAATCCCGCTGACGTCTGATTTTCGCGATACTAAAACCTCCATAAGCAATCCAAGAAGGCAAGACCAAAATCGCAGCGGTAATCGCAGCAGCGTCCAAAACAACATTTCCCCCACGGCATCCTTCGGGACCATAACAATCTGCAGCGCCTCTAGCGGCAAACACCAAAATCGGAGTGGCAATAGACAATCCAACACTCGTCCAATAAAGCACTTCGGACATTGTCTCATTCGCACGAAACCTTTGATAATTATAATTCGCTAAACTATCGTAATACGCCGCGGAATCAACTGGCGTAACCACAGCCGATTCATTCGCCAAGCAAGGCATCATCAACAACGCGACACACAACAAAATAATTTTCATGCGAATTAATATAAAAAAGAAACCCTCGCAAACGCAAATGTTTTGAAAGGAGATGCCGCATCAAGTGCGGCATGACAACACAAAAAAGACCCTGCAAAAATTGCAGAGTCTTTCAAAGGTGATGGATCCTATCGCCCTTTTTAGGGCTCCAGGATGACATTCTTGCGATTACTTGTCAGTGAGGAAAGCAACGCCCGGAAGCACCTTACCTTCGAGCAATTCGAGGGAAGCGCCACCACCCGTAGAGGTGTGGGTCACCTTCTTGTCTGCGCCGTACTTCTTGGCAGCCGTAGCGGTATCGCCACCACCGATAACGGTGATTGCGCCAGCAGCGGTAGCTTCGACGATAGCGTCAGCCATAGCCTTGGTAGCCTTTTCGAAGGCTTCGAATTCGAACACGCCTGCAGGACCGTTCCAAACGATGGTCTTTGCAGACTTGATTGCATTCACGAAGAGCTTGGTGGATTCAGCACCCACATCGAGGCCCATCCATCCAGCCGGAATGCCTTCGGCGTCAGTGACAGCCTTCGTGGCAGCGTCGGCAGCGAACTTGTCAGCTGCGATGTAGTCAACCGGGAGGATGATTTCCTTGCCAGCAGCCTTAGCCTTAGCCATGAGATCCGGAACGAGCTTGGCACCTTCTTCGTCAAACAAAGAAGAACCAATTTCGATGTTGTTCAAAACCTTCTTGAAGGTGAAAGCCATGCCACCGCCGATGATGATCTTGTCGGCCTTGTCGAGGAGGTTGTTGATGAGCTGGATCTTGTCAGCGACCTTTGCACCGCCGAGGATGGCGAGGAACGGACGCGGAGGATTGTTGAGCACCTGGTCGAATGCCTTGAGTTCCTTGTTCATGAGGAAACCAGCAGCGCGCTGCGGCAGTTCAACACCAGTCATGGAAGAGTGGTCGCGGTGAGCGGTACCGAAAGCGTCGTTCACATAGACGTCAGCGAGCTTGGTGAGGCTTGCACGGAAGGCCTTCACGGCTTCCTTGTCGGCCTTTTCCTTAGTTTCGGTGCCATCGGCGTTCTTGATCTTGCGCTTGCCTTCTTCTTCGATGTGGAAGCGGAGGTTTTCGAGGAGGATGATTTCACCCGGCTTGATAGCGGCGCAGGCAGCTTCGACTTCAGGACCCACGCAGTCGGAGAGGAACTTCACCGGCTTCTTGATGAGTTCTTCGAGCTTCTTGGCAACCGGAGCGAGCGTGTACTTCATGTTCTTTTCGCCATTCGGACGACCCAGGTGAGAAGCGAGCACGACGGCTGCACCGTGATCGAGAGCGTACTGGATGGTCGGGAGAGCGGCTTCGATACGCTTGGTGTTGGTGATTTCGCCAGTCACCTTGTCCTGCGGAACGTTGAAGTCGACACGGATGAACACGCGCTTGCCGGCGAGTTCGAGATCTTCGATAGAAAGCTTTGCCATTGTAGCAATCCTCTTTTTAGGGTTAAAATTTTACGCAGGGAAATATAGTAAATAGAAACGGCCGTTATTAGTCGTTAGTTATCAGTCATTAGAAAAAACATGAAGATTTCCCGCACTTCTTGTAACTAGATTTTTACAAACAAGGTGTCATTTCATATTATAAGGTGACATTTTTATCACACTTATAATTTATTCGCCCAAATCGTGATTCTAATCGTGAAAAAAATTTATATAATTCATTACTGGTGTTTTTTTTATATATTTTTCCAAAAAAATTGGATTATTCGGAGTAGATACGATGAAGCGTTCTTTCTTATTGGCCTTATGCCTTTCCGCAGCAGCAGCTTTTGCTGGAGTTTATGATATTGCTGATTTCTCGGCTAAAGATGCCGTTATGTCCGACAATCAGGTTTTCGCCTCTAGCGGCGAACTGAATACCGTTTCTGTTGATGAAGCCGCAGCCGTTCCCTCTGGAAACGTCGTCCTCCGCCAGAAGTTCGCTCAAGAATCTGGCCTCAACGCCTACCAGCTTTACATGGGCCAAGCCGGCGACCTTTCTTCCATGACTGCCTTGAGCGTTCCGTCTACGGTTTCGTACAAGAACGTCATCAAGTCCAAGCTCTACGTCCGCCGCGGCATGAAGCCGGGTGACGACGCCGATAAGGTTTACTTCGACGGCAAGTTCGTTTACATTCCAGGCGCAACATCTGCAATCACGTTTGTGAACGGCATCGCCACCGAACTCAAGGGCGAAGCTCAGGCATCCGCCAGTACCGCTCCGAAGCAGGAATGCGATGAATTCGACGTTTCTTGCGATGAAGACATCATTGCCGCAAAGAACAAGAACATTGACGTTTCCGGCGATTTGAACAAATCGAACTCTTACGCAGACTCTCGCGACTATTCCGCATCTGCAGCAGCTCAGGACGTCACCGACCGTTTCGGTATTGCTGACGAAGTCCGCTTCTGGAGCGCCGTTGCCCTTTCTGCTGTTGCCGCAGGCAGCGCCGTTATGGGCGTTCTCCAGCAGATGAAGTCTAGCGAAGCAAACAAGGCTTATAAGGATCTCGAAAAAGTGGCTAACGCAGTTGATGAAAAGATCAAGATCGCATGTAGCTCCTTTGGCGATCAGGCAAAATGCCTTGATTACTACAGAAACCAAGCCGGTCCTGAAGGATTCTTGAAGAACAGCGATTGGTCCTACGTCAATCTTAAGGCCAGAATGAAGGTCAACAAGGATACCAAGGATTCTTACGCTATGGGCCGTAACATTTGGTTCGGCGTAACAGCTGTCTCCTTGACCACTGCTATCGTTTTGTTCGCATGGTAATGGAACAAGGGCGAATCCGGCTCAAAGACGTTCAATTTGACTGCATCGTTGGTATACTCCCCTACGAACGCGAAAACGAGCAGCCAATAATCTTGAACCTGACTCTTTGGTTGGACTTCGCTAAAGCTGCAGAAACTGAAGATTTAAACGAATCTATCGACTATGCAAAGTTGGCGGAAGAACTAAAAGGGTTCATCCGCCTTTCTTGTTTCAAGCTGGTCGAGACGCTTGTCGTAAAGACCGCAGAATACGTCTTGGAACATTATCCCAAAGCAACCGCAGTCGAAGTCTCTGTTGCAAAGCCCCAAGCCGTCCCCGGTTGCCTCGGCGCCGAAGCAAGCGTGAAAATCAGTAGACAGTAGGCGGTAGGAAGTAGGAAGGAGACTTGTCCGAGCCAGTCATCCTCGACCGAAGGGAGGGGATCTAGAAAGCAGTGTTCCTAAGCCATCAATTCAAAAAGATCTTTCCATTCGGAATTAACAGATTCAATTAATCTTATTTTATCGCACCGATGCAATCGCTTTAATTTTTTCTCCCTTTCTATAGCAAAGCGAATTGATGTTAGCTCTTCAAAATAACCTAATTTATCCACATTATATTTTTTCGTGAATCCAGGAATGATTTTAGACTTATGCTCTAAGACCCGCTTTTTCAAATCAGAAGTCACTCCAACATAAAGAGTTCCATTCTTTTTATTGAATAAGATATATGTAAAACCTTTCTTTTGCATATTTATCGACATATAAAATTCTTCTTGGATCCCCTCCCCTCTCGCGCTGCGCGTTCAAGGGTCGAGGATGACAAAAATTTCCAAATTAGCCACTAGCCTCTAAAGGCGCGGTAGCGCAAAGCTTCGGAGAGGTCCACGACGTCTACGGCGGAGGCGCCGCGCAGGTCAGCAATCGTGCGCGCGACTTTTAACAACCTAAAATATCCGCGCGCACTCAATTCCATTTTAGCAGCGGCATTTACCGCAAAGTTTTCTACGGCAGGCATCATCGCCGCAAATTTCCGAGCGTATTCCGAAGACATCTCGGCATTGGACTTAAAAGTCAAATTGCGAAAGCGTTCCCGCTGAATAGCACGAGCCGCACACACGCGCCTACGAATATCGGCAGACGACTCCCCTCGCCCTTTTACAGCAAACATTGCCGCATCTACAGGCGGCACACTCACCTGGATATCGATACGGTCCAATAGCGGTCCCGAGATTTTTTCACGATAACGTTTACGCGCTTCGGGCAAGCAGGTACACTCGCGTTTAGGGTCCATTGAATAGCCACAAGGGCACGGATTCATTGCAGCGCCCATCATAAACCGCGCGGGCCACACCACAGTCCCACTTGCACGACTGACCGAGATTTCTCCTTCTTCCATCGGCTCGCGCAACGCTTCCAAAACACTCCGATTGAACTCGGGAAGTTCATCTAAAAACAACACGCCGTTATGCGCCAAGCTCGCCTCACCCGGCAAGAGCCTAGTGCCACCGCCCACAAGCGAAACCATAGACGCCGAATGATGCGGCGAACGGAACGGTCTTACAAGCACAGGTTTAAACTCGTCAGAATCTCCTGCACTTCGAGCACACGAATGAATTCGCGTCGTTTCCAAAATTTCCAATTCAGTCATTTCAGGGAGGATTCCCGGCAAGCATTTCGCACAAAGAGTCTTGCCCGCACCAGGTGAGCCCACTAGCAAGAAGTTATGCGCACCAGCTGCAGCAATTTCAAGAGCACGCTTTACTCCATCCATCCCCACCACATTTTTAAAATCAGGTACTTTATCATCAACATCTACGCAGTACGACGCAATCCCTTTTGCAACTTTCACATCTTGACTGGAATTGCGCTCCAGAATTTCAACACATTCGCCAAGCGAATCCGCACAAATAAAACGAAGACCTTCCACCAGCGAAGCTTCCTGCACATTCCCGCGCGGAATAACGAGAATACAGTCACGTTCTGTAGACAAATTCATTGCGATGGATAACACTCCACGGACAGGCTTCAACAAACCATCCAATGAAAGTTCACCCACAAAGACATAGCGATCCAACTGAGGGACTTCAATCTCCCCAGTCGAAACAAGCAAGCCTATCGCTAGCGGAAGGTCTAATGCACTCCCCTCCTTTCGCAGATCCGCCGGCGACAGATTCACCGTTGTACGGAAACCGGTCACCACTTTCCCGATAGAACGTATCGCCGAAACGACACGCTCTCGAGATTCCCTTACCGCATTGTCCGGAAGCCCAACAAGAGTAAAACCAGGCAGTCCCTGAGAGGCATCGACTTCTACACTCACGGGAACAGCCTTAATTCCAAACAAGCAATAAGAACGGATTCTGCGAAACAATTTGCACCTACCTTATGCTACTGCGGCCTGATACTTTTCAAGCACGCAATTTTCGATGTGTTCGCGCAACTGGCGAGTAATCGGCAAGCACACGGTGCGATAATCTTCACCCTTGTAGAACGTATCAATCGGGTAGCCCACAAACATACCGTTTTCGCCATCCATCACACGGAGCCCGCGAATCTGGATTTGATCGTTCAGCACAATTGTCGCCACACCTTTCATGTGGCCAAGATTTGCCCCTTCCTTGAACGGATAGACTTGCACATTCGTCACGGCAAGGCAATCAAATGCAGGGGACATTGCAGGGATACTCGATGTTTTCTTTTCAGTTTTTTCAGCCATATCGGCCTCCTATTTTTTAATGTTCGCCGCTATTTGGCGCATTCACGTCACTGCGGAATCGCTAAGCATTTTGCAAAAAACATGCCAAATACAAAATTGGCGTTTTTGAGCAAATTTCAGCACTTTTATCCAAACAGGCAAAGTGATTAATCGATTAAATCACTGATTAATCACTTTTTTCTAACTTCTATCCATGCTTTTAAAACCGAATATGAAATGGACGGCCAACCAGGAAATTATTCATCCGATGGTCACTGCCGAGTTTTCGCAAACGCCCAATAACGTCGTCGTCAAATTTACCGTCGAAGAGCCCGTGGACTGCTACCGCGCCGCCGTTCAAGAAGACAACGGACGCAGCTGGGAAGATTCCTGCGTGGAAATCTTTTTGCAGAACCCCGCAAACCCAGCCGAATATTTCAACTTCGAAACGACAAGCCGAGGATTCGTGCTTGCCGCCCGTGGAAAAGACCGCAATAACAGACAAACTCTTCCACTCGAAGATATCGCAAAAATCAAGCGTTCGGGAACAGCGCCAAGCATTCAGGACGATTCCGTCTACTGGACAATGTCGATTGAAATTCCCGCCGAGATTTTTGGCATTAAATCGTTTGATGCGCCACTCCGCGGAAACCTCTACAAGTGCGCCGATAAAGCAAACACGCCCCATTACCTAAGCGCGTTCCGCATAGAAACAGAAAAACCGGACTTTCACCGTCCGGAGTTCTTTGATATTTTGTAATACAAACTAGAGAACCTTGTCATGCCCGCCACTGAGCGGGCATCTCCTTTCACAGAACAAGAAGGCGATTCCCGATCAAGTCGGGAATGACAATCAGAACAACAATCTTACATCATACGGAGTTTCATCTCGAAGACGGCGCGATCATTTTCGTCGAGAATTCGCATGTAAGTTGCGCCATTGTGATCTGCACGGAAGACTCTCATCGTCTGCCCTTCTTCGGATTCGCCCAAGTAATGAACTTCGAGCTCTGACGGGATGCAGAGTTCCAAATCCGAAGCGCTAAACACGTTCAACGCAAGCTTCACGTACTCGATGTTGTTCATGTGGTGCGACATATCGATATGTTGCGGCAACACCTTTTGCTGATAAACTTCTTCGTACTCTTCTGGTTTCACGTTAAAGCGGTCGAATTCGTCCGTCATAAACGCATCCGGGAATCCTTCCGTCGGGAAGTCCACATCCGAAAGGCGCATCGGGCGATGGCGATCCAAGCTCAGACAACACATTTCTTGCTTTGCAAAAATAATCGGCTCGCCTTCCACCGTGGTAATCGCCGTATTTTCATTCAAACGAATCAGCTGATTATCTGCCGGGAACGACGTTGTCACGACTTTGTCGCGCCAGTACGGACGCTTGAGGAACTTGAACTTCGCCTTGTAAACGACCCAGAAGCCGCCCTTTTCTTTCACCACGAAATTGTCCATTTTCATGGCGCCAAAATTTTCTGTAATATTGTCCTGGACCATGAGCACAGTCTGTGCAAGGCCCATCTTTCCAGAAACATCAATATAAGCCGAAGTTATTGTTCTCGGCTTTTGGAACACAAGCGGATTTTTCGCCAAAGTATAAATATCAATCATGGTTTTAATATAATTTTTTTTATCATTTGGGCGCATGTCTACCGTTATTATTTTCAATAAGCCTTTTGGTGTTTTGAGCCAGTTCACCCCCGAAGCGGGCCATTCCGCCCTCGATAGCTTCGGATTTCCGCCAGGAGTGTACGCCGCAGGTCGCCTCGACCATGATAGCGAAGGCGCTTTGCTCCTGACTGATAACGGCAAGCTCATCAAAAAACTTTTGGACCCGAAATACGAGCACCCGCGCACATACCTCGCGCAAGTGGACGGTCAAATCACCGAAGAAGCCGTCCGTAAGCTCGCCAAAGGCGTAGACATCAAGGGCTACCACACCAAGCCCTGCAAAGCTGAAATTGTCGAAGCCCCGAAATGGATTTGGGAACGCAATCCGCCGGTACGTTTCCGCGCAAACATTCCCACGAGCTGGGTAAAGCTCACGCTCATTGAAGGCAAGAACCGCCAAGTCCGTCACATGACTGCAGCCGTAGGCTTCCCCACGCTCCGCCTTGTCCGCGTGCAAATCGGAAACATCCCGCTTGGCAAATTAAAGCCAGGCGAATGGCGCATCGTCACAGACAAAGTTATTTAAACATCCGATTATTCGCCTTTGATAAATTGACAATGGAAGATTTCTAAAAGCCAATATTTATCCCCCTTCAAAGAGATATTTTCTTAATAGAAATCACCAAAGGGGGATATTTGGATGAATACCAACACATCATTCAAGGTTGTAGCCTTGTTGGCGGCTACAGCCGTAGTTTCTAATGCTAACGAAGGCCCATGCGACATTTACGCAAAGGCAAAAACACCATGCGTTGCCGCCCACAGCTTGACACGCGCGCTCTACTCCAGCTACAGCGGGAACCTCTACCAAGTCCGCAGAGCCGATGGACAAACCAAGGACATTCCAGTCGAGACCATGGGAGGTTATGTCAAATCTTCCGTGCAAGACGATTTCTGTGCAGGCTCCAAATGCACAATTTCAATCATTTACGATCAGAGCAGCTACAAGAACGATTTGAAGAAATCGCCACCAGTCTATTGGCTAAAAGAAGGCGCCAAGGAAGCGGACGCCAACAGAGCCCCGATTTACATCAGCGGGCGCAAGGCTTACGGATTCTATCGCGACGCCTGGTCCGCTACCGGTTACCGCAATAACAACACCAAAGGTGTAGCCACCGGAGACGAAGAAGAATCCATGTACATGGTGGTTGATGGCAGGCATTACAACGACTTGTGCTGTTTCAACTACGGAAACGCAGAAACGACCGGTAACGATGACGGCCCGGGAACTATGGAATGCATCTACTTCGGAAGCGACAAGGACTGGGGCGGTCCAGGACAAGGAAACGGTCCGTGGGTTGCCGCCGACTTGGAAGACGGCGTATTCAAGGGAAACGATGCTGGTTGGCAATGGGGCAAGACCCATACGACACCGTGGCCGGACGCACTTTCTATTGAAGCAGACTATGTAACCGCCATGCTCAAAGGCCCGAACGACGGGACGTTCAAGCTCAAAGGCGGCAGTGCTCAAAAAGGAACCCTCAACACCATGTGGGACGGCCCGCGCAAAAGAGGCTACAGCCCGCGCAAATTGCAAGGCGCCATTGTCCTCGGCAACGGCGGTGACGGCAGCGATGGCGGCGCAGGAACGTTCTTTGAAGGCGTGATGACCATCGGAAACCCGCCCGATTCTGTGGATGATTTGGTACAAGCAAATATTGTCGCCGCCGGTTACGGAAGTAAAATTGACATTTCTAAAAAAGTCGAAATTGAACCATTCAAGGACACGCTTACTATCCCTGGAAAAATTGAAGTCGAGAACTATGATAAAGGCGGAAACGGTCGCGGCTTCCTAGACAGCGATATCGAAAACGAAAACAACCTGTACCGCGAAGACAATGCAGGCCTCGACAGCGCAGGCGACGCCATTATTTACGGCTGGGGTTATGCCAACGATTGGCTGCGTTATACGATAAAAGTCTCCAAAAACGATTCGCTCGACATTACCGCACGCGTATCGTCGCCAAGCGATAGCACTTTCTTCTCCATTCTCGTCGATGATAAGGATATCGCCAAAATCATGGTGCCAAACACCGGCGATTGGAAAAACTTTGAAACAGTCACTACAACCGTGCCTGCAATTACAGCAGGCGACCATGTACTCAAAATTCGAATAGACAAGCCATACTTCAATCTTGACTGGATTGAATTTACAGCGGCAAAAGAAAAAACAGCTTTACCACAATTCAGCCAGCGCACAAATTCATCGCAAGCCTACTCCGTCTATGATGTCCTTGGAAACCGCGTGACCTCATTCCAAGCAAGCGAAAGCTCTATGCAAAACTTTTGGGATAAAGCTCGTGTAAATCTACCAGGTGGCATTTACGTCATCAAGACCAATAACAAAACAATTCGAATTTCAAATACAAAATAACACACTCCTCACAACCAAACTCATTCAAGCAGGCTTCGAAAGAAGTCTGCTTTTTTCAATAGCAATTACATTACGATTATTTTGACGATTCGCCGGACTGGCGTTCACGCTTTTCGTGATTATAGATAAACGGCTGTACTAGAGCTTTAACAAAGGGTTCCGCTTTCTTCACATTTTTTGTCAAATAGCAATCTTCGTCCCCATTGCGGCACTTATCCCATTCGATTCCATCTTTTACTTTATCATAATTAAAATTTTCACCGAGACATCCATTTCCTAAGTCCATACATTTAGGTAAATTTGGAGACATGTTTAATACAGATTCAGGGACCCAAATTTTTTCTTCATTTTGAATTTTCGCAGTATCAGATAAAAGCTGGGCCATCGCTACAGAACTGTAGCACGCCAAAAGAAATACAGAGATACGCAAAGCCTTAAACATCGCTTTAAATATAAACAAATTCCTATATACAAGAACACCCTGCAATCATAAATCCGTATAGAATTTATTATTATTTCAGCATAACTAAAAAGGAGATTCTATGAAAAAGTTTTTATCCATTTCGCTTATTTTCGCGGTACTAGTACTTTCTGGTTGCGCCATTCTGACGGGGACAAGAATGCGCCCCATCGTTCTTGGACAGATGCTCATCTACGTCCGTGTATCAACAGCAAAAGCATATATTGCGACAGAAATGCCTGAGAAACTCGAAATAGACACCCCATACAACGTCAACTTCCCTTTTTATTACAAAAACGCTGTTCATGACACCACTAAAGGAATCGCCTCCGTTACGTTATTTAACGAAGATTTAGAAATGGGTTTCATACTCGCTTCATACAGCAAAGCTGTACAAAACAATCCTGAAGTTTTCCAAAACGACATAAGCGATTCATTAAAGACGACCAGAATTTTCACCGCTTACGATGAATTTTTCAAAGATTGTACAAATGAAAACCTTATCGATGCTGGCTATAATTCCGAAAAAAAAGTATACACACAGATGCTACAAAATAACACATGATGACGGAACGCCAGAGGAAACCTGCATCGCATCAAGATTAACACCCAAAGGAAATATCGTTGTTGTTTTCATGCGTAGTTTAACGTTTGACACAAATGTTAGGACAGAACTTTTTGACGCCATTGAAAGCATAGAATTCAAAGACTAGAAACTCCTAAATTTTTCACATACAAGAACACCCCGCAAGCATAAACTTGCGGGGCGTTTCTATTGAAAGGGAGATTCCCGCTCAAGGCGGGAATGACAGCATCAGCAAAAATCACTGCCTACAGTCTACTTCCTACTTCTAACTAAATCAAGCCTTCAAAGAAGTTGTTGCCCTTGTCATCCACGAGGATGAATGCCGGGAAGTCCTTGATAGTGATCTTGCGGATGGCTTCCATGCCGAGTTCCGGGAAGGCCACGATGTCGTTGGACAGAATGTTCTGTTCAGCGAGGATGGCTGCCGGACCGCCGATAGAGCCGAGGAAGAATCCACCGTACTTCTTGCAGGCGTCGGTCACGTCCTGAGAGCGGTTGCCCTTAGCGACCATGATCATCGAAGCACCCTTGCTCTGGAAGCGCATCACGTACGGGTCCATACGGTTGGCCGTCGTCGGGCCGAAGCTACCCGTCGGCATACCTGCCGGGGTCTTGGCCGGACCGGCGTAGTAAATCGGGTGGTCAGAAACAACCTTGAGCACGGTCTTTTCTTCGTCCGTGAGTTCTTCGCCGCGTTCCTGCTTGTCGAAGATTTCGGCAATCTTGGCGTGTGCCATGTCGCGGGCCACAATCATCGTGCCCTTGAGGGAGAGGCGCGTCTTCACCGGATACTTGGTGAGGTCGGCGAGCACTTCCTTCATCGGACGGTCAAGGTCAATTTCGATAGCCGGAGCGAGGTTCACTGCGTTGCCAGCCGGGATGTAGTTTTCCGGATGGTGTTCCATCTTTTCGAGCCAAAGGCCGTTTTCGTCAATCTTTGCCTTGATGTTACGGTCAGCAGAGCAACTTACGCCGATAGAAACCGGGCAGCTTGCAGCATGACGCGGAGCGCGGATCACGCGAACATCGTGTACGAGGTACTTACCACCGAACTGGGCGCCAATGCCCGTCTTCTGGCAAATGTGCAGAACCTTTTCTTCCATTTCGAGGTCGCGGAAAATACGACCGCCTTCAGAACCGCTCGTCGGAATATCGTCGAGGTAGCCGCAGCTAGCGAGCTTCACCATGTGCGTATTCATTTCGGCAGAGGTACCGCCAATCACGATAGCAAGGTGGTACGGAGGGCAAGCGGCTGTACCGAGCGTCTTCACCTTTTCGGCGAGGAACTTTTCCAAGGACTTCGGGTTGAGGAGCGCCTTGGTCATCGGCCAGTAATAAGTCTTGTTGGCAGAACCACCGCCCTTGGCGACGAACAAGAACTTCATTTCGGCACCTTCTTCGGCGTGGATGTCGATCTGAGCCGGGAGGTTGCAACCGGTGTTCTTTTCTTCGTACATCGTCAAGGGAGCAATCTGGCTGTAGCGAAGGTTCTTGGTGGTGTAAGCGTTGTAGACACCTTCAGAAATCGCTTCGGCGTCATCAAAGCCCGTCCAGACCTGCTGGCCCTTGTGGGCAACGCAAATAGCCGTACCGGTATCCTGGCAGAACGGGAGAATGCCCT of the Fibrobacter sp. UWB2 genome contains:
- the pgk gene encoding phosphoglycerate kinase produces the protein MAKLSIEDLELAGKRVFIRVDFNVPQDKVTGEITNTKRIEAALPTIQYALDHGAAVVLASHLGRPNGEKNMKYTLAPVAKKLEELIKKPVKFLSDCVGPEVEAACAAIKPGEIILLENLRFHIEEEGKRKIKNADGTETKEKADKEAVKAFRASLTKLADVYVNDAFGTAHRDHSSMTGVELPQRAAGFLMNKELKAFDQVLNNPPRPFLAILGGAKVADKIQLINNLLDKADKIIIGGGMAFTFKKVLNNIEIGSSLFDEEGAKLVPDLMAKAKAAGKEIILPVDYIAADKFAADAATKAVTDAEGIPAGWMGLDVGAESTKLFVNAIKSAKTIVWNGPAGVFEFEAFEKATKAMADAIVEATAAGAITVIGGGDTATAAKKYGADKKVTHTSTGGGASLELLEGKVLPGVAFLTDK
- the folB gene encoding dihydroneopterin aldolase — translated: MVMEQGRIRLKDVQFDCIVGILPYERENEQPIILNLTLWLDFAKAAETEDLNESIDYAKLAEELKGFIRLSCFKLVETLVVKTAEYVLEHYPKATAVEVSVAKPQAVPGCLGAEASVKISRQ
- a CDS encoding GIY-YIG nuclease family protein — protein: MQKKGFTYILFNKKNGTLYVGVTSDLKKRVLEHKSKIIPGFTKKYNVDKLGYFEELTSIRFAIEREKKLKRLHRCDKIRLIESVNSEWKDLFELMA
- a CDS encoding YifB family Mg chelatase-like AAA ATPase, which translates into the protein MFRRIRSYCLFGIKAVPVSVEVDASQGLPGFTLVGLPDNAVRESRERVVSAIRSIGKVVTGFRTTVNLSPADLRKEGSALDLPLAIGLLVSTGEIEVPQLDRYVFVGELSLDGLLKPVRGVLSIAMNLSTERDCILVIPRGNVQEASLVEGLRFICADSLGECVEILERNSSQDVKVAKGIASYCVDVDDKVPDFKNVVGMDGVKRALEIAAAGAHNFLLVGSPGAGKTLCAKCLPGILPEMTELEILETTRIHSCARSAGDSDEFKPVLVRPFRSPHHSASMVSLVGGGTRLLPGEASLAHNGVLFLDELPEFNRSVLEALREPMEEGEISVSRASGTVVWPARFMMGAAMNPCPCGYSMDPKRECTCLPEARKRYREKISGPLLDRIDIQVSVPPVDAAMFAVKGRGESSADIRRRVCAARAIQRERFRNLTFKSNAEMSSEYARKFAAMMPAVENFAVNAAAKMELSARGYFRLLKVARTIADLRGASAVDVVDLSEALRYRAFRG
- a CDS encoding SpoVG family protein, yielding MAEKTEKKTSSIPAMSPAFDCLAVTNVQVYPFKEGANLGHMKGVATIVLNDQIQIRGLRVMDGENGMFVGYPIDTFYKGEDYRTVCLPITRQLREHIENCVLEKYQAAVA
- a CDS encoding carbohydrate-binding family 9-like protein, with translation MLLKPNMKWTANQEIIHPMVTAEFSQTPNNVVVKFTVEEPVDCYRAAVQEDNGRSWEDSCVEIFLQNPANPAEYFNFETTSRGFVLAARGKDRNNRQTLPLEDIAKIKRSGTAPSIQDDSVYWTMSIEIPAEIFGIKSFDAPLRGNLYKCADKANTPHYLSAFRIETEKPDFHRPEFFDIL
- a CDS encoding acyl-[acyl-carrier-protein] thioesterase, which produces MIDIYTLAKNPLVFQKPRTITSAYIDVSGKMGLAQTVLMVQDNITENFGAMKMDNFVVKEKGGFWVVYKAKFKFLKRPYWRDKVVTTSFPADNQLIRLNENTAITTVEGEPIIFAKQEMCCLSLDRHRPMRLSDVDFPTEGFPDAFMTDEFDRFNVKPEEYEEVYQQKVLPQHIDMSHHMNNIEYVKLALNVFSASDLELCIPSELEVHYLGESEEGQTMRVFRADHNGATYMRILDENDRAVFEMKLRMM
- a CDS encoding pseudouridine synthase, yielding MSTVIIFNKPFGVLSQFTPEAGHSALDSFGFPPGVYAAGRLDHDSEGALLLTDNGKLIKKLLDPKYEHPRTYLAQVDGQITEEAVRKLAKGVDIKGYHTKPCKAEIVEAPKWIWERNPPVRFRANIPTSWVKLTLIEGKNRQVRHMTAAVGFPTLRLVRVQIGNIPLGKLKPGEWRIVTDKVI
- a CDS encoding arabinofuranosidase catalytic domain-containing protein; the encoded protein is MNTNTSFKVVALLAATAVVSNANEGPCDIYAKAKTPCVAAHSLTRALYSSYSGNLYQVRRADGQTKDIPVETMGGYVKSSVQDDFCAGSKCTISIIYDQSSYKNDLKKSPPVYWLKEGAKEADANRAPIYISGRKAYGFYRDAWSATGYRNNNTKGVATGDEEESMYMVVDGRHYNDLCCFNYGNAETTGNDDGPGTMECIYFGSDKDWGGPGQGNGPWVAADLEDGVFKGNDAGWQWGKTHTTPWPDALSIEADYVTAMLKGPNDGTFKLKGGSAQKGTLNTMWDGPRKRGYSPRKLQGAIVLGNGGDGSDGGAGTFFEGVMTIGNPPDSVDDLVQANIVAAGYGSKIDISKKVEIEPFKDTLTIPGKIEVENYDKGGNGRGFLDSDIENENNLYREDNAGLDSAGDAIIYGWGYANDWLRYTIKVSKNDSLDITARVSSPSDSTFFSILVDDKDIAKIMVPNTGDWKNFETVTTTVPAITAGDHVLKIRIDKPYFNLDWIEFTAAKEKTALPQFSQRTNSSQAYSVYDVLGNRVTSFQASESSMQNFWDKARVNLPGGIYVIKTNNKTIRISNTK
- a CDS encoding lipoprotein, which produces MKKFLSISLIFAVLVLSGCAILTGTRMRPIVLGQMLIYVRVSTAKAYIATEMPEKLEIDTPYNVNFPFYYKNAVHDTTKGIASVTLFNEDLEMGFILASYSKAVQNNPEVFQNDISDSLKTTRIFTAYDEFFKDCTNENLIDAGYNSEKKVYTQMLQNNT